Proteins from a single region of Antechinus flavipes isolate AdamAnt ecotype Samford, QLD, Australia chromosome 2, AdamAnt_v2, whole genome shotgun sequence:
- the LOC127547583 gene encoding zinc finger protein 85-like isoform X5, with product MAFKKKKFLTFQDVAVEFTQEEWSYLDLGQKIIYRDVMLENYENFLFLGLPVTKPIVISRLERHEDPWLSREEDPRCIFEDSSLEKRECETKESILKQYIPTEETSRERLVKNDFWDSKFGEAWNYDIELESQINNLERQSMKLIIKCSKTSYSRISMEKNLCKFNKFKKCYHYHSEHNLYHRVCSQGEPPRINECSKTLHINLCCSVHGGIQAGMKAHPFGDCGKASSYDSDLAVHQKNLEEKPIKQFNKGRRTLSQRRYVCQHKQISTKEKPYKCNEYGKAGSWKTSLDIHKRIHIGEKPHKCNECGKAFRYKRILDMHQAVHSEEKPFKCNECGKAFWQKGHLNSHKVIHSEMKPYKCILCEKAFSCKRNLDLHDTIHTSQNPYKCNECGKGFIRNDHLKRHKTVVHTGEKPYKCKECGKAFSYKEVIYSHKRICTGVKPYKCNECGKVFRHRGALNSHKTIHTGEKPYKCNECGKGFRQIGQLNSHKPIHTGEKPYKCTICEKAFSWRRSLNLHEAIHSGQKPYKCNECGKAFIRNDHLKRHNKVHTEEKPYKCNECGKAFSCKVDIYVHKKIHTGQETYKCNECGKVFWQMGHLNSHKTIHTGQKPYKCNECGKVFRQSGHLNSHKRIHTGEKPYKCNECEKAFREKGGLNRHKIIHTGEKPYKCSECGKAFNYKGHLNRHKKTHIEVKP from the exons AAATTCCTGACATTCCAAGATGTTGCTGTGGAATTCACTCAGGAGGAATGGAGCTATTTGGATCTTGGCCAGAAAATCATATACAGGGacgtgatgctggagaactatgAGAACTTTCTATTTCTGG GGCTTCCAGTAACTAAACCAATTGTGATTTCTCGGCTGGAGAGACATGAAGACCCCTGGCTATCAAGGGAAGAAGACCCCAGATGCATTTTTGAGG ATTCCTCTCTTGAAAAAAGAGAGTGTGAAACCAAGGAATCAATTCTAAAACAGTATATTCCTACCGAAGAAACATCCAGAGAAAGACTCGTAAAGAATGATTTCTGGGATTCTAAATTTGGAGAAGCTTGGAATTATGACATTGAATTAGAAAGTCAGATAAACAACCTGGAAAGACAATCCATGAAGCTAATAATTAAGTGCAGCAAAACTTCATATAGCAGAATTTCCATGGAGAAAAACCTTTGTAAGTTTAATAAATTTAAGAAGTGTTACCATTACCATTCAGAACATAATCTTTACCATAGAGTATGCTCTCAAGGAGAACCTCCTAGAATTAATGAATGCAGCAAAACCCTCCACATTAATTTATGCTGTAGTGTACATGGAGGAATTCAGGCTGGAATGAAAGCTCATCCTTTTGGTGACTGTGGTAAGGCTTCCAGCTACGATTCAGACCTTGCTGTtcatcagaaaaatctggaagaaaaGCCTATAAAGCAATTTAATAAAGGTAGGAGAACTTTAAGTCAGAGGAGATATGTTTGTcaacataagcaaattagtactaaagagaaaccctataaatgtaatgaatatgGAAAAGCCGGCAGCTGGAAGACAAGCCTTGACATACATAAGAGAATTCATATAGGAGAGAAACcacataaatgtaatgaatgtggaaaagccttcagatATAAGAGAATTCTAGATATGCATCAGGCAGTTCATTCTGAGGAGAAGCCTTTTAAATGTAacgaatgtggaaaagccttctgGCAGAAGGGACATCTTAATTCACATAAGGTAATACATAGTGAAATGAAACCCTATAAATGTATTCTATGTGAGAAAGCCTTCAGCTGTAAGAGAAACCTTGATCTACATGACACAATTCATACTAGCCAGAAtccctataaatgtaatgaatgtggaaaaggcTTCATCCGGAATGATCACCTTAAAAGGCATAAGACAGTagttcatactggagaaaaaccatataaatgtaaagaatgtggaaaagccttcagttATAAAGAAGTTATTTATTCACATAAGAGAATTTGTACTGGAGTGAagccctataaatgtaatgaatgtggaaaagtctTCAGACACAGGGGAGCCCTTAATTCACATAAGacaattcatactggagagaaaccctataaatgtaatgaatgtggaaaaggcTTTAGGCAGATTGGACAGCTTAATTCACATAAGccaattcatactggagagaaaccctataaatgtacTATATGTGAGAAAGCCTTCAGTTGGAGAAGAAGCCTTAATCTACATGAGGCAATTCATTCTGGgcaaaaaccttataaatgtaatgagtgTGGAAAAGCCTTCATCCGGAATGATCACCTTAAAAGGCATAATAAAGTTCATACTGAAGAAaaaccatataaatgtaatgaatgtggaaaagccttcagttGTAAAGTAGATATTTATGTAcataagaaaattcatactggCCAGGAgacctataaatgtaatgaatgtggaaaagtctTTTGGCAGATGGGACACCTTAATTCACATAAGACAATTCATACTGGCCAGAagccctataaatgtaatgaatgtggaaaagtctTTAGGCAGAGTGGACACCTTAATTCacataagagaattcatactggagagaaaccctataagTGTAATGAATGTGAAAAAGCATTCAGGGAGAAAGGAGGCCTTAATAGACATAAGataattcatactggagaaaaaccttataaatgtagtgaatgtggaaaagccttcaacTATAAGGGACATCTGAATAGACATAAGAAAACTCATATAGAAGTGAAACCATAG